In Deinococcus maricopensis DSM 21211, the sequence CGGCCACCCTCTCAGGCCGGCTACCCGTCGTCGCCATGGTGAGCCTTTACCTCACCATCTAGCTGATGGGACGCAACCCGATCTCAAAGCGATAAATCTTTACAGGCATCACACAAGATGACTGCACATCCCGTCTTAGCTGACCTTTCGGCCAGTTATCCGAGACTTTGAGGTACGTCAGTTACGCGTTACTCACCCGTGCGCCACTCAGACCCGAAGGTCTGCGTTCGACTTGCATGTCTTAAGCACGCCGCCAGCGTTCACCCTGAGCCAGGATCAAACTCTCCATAAAATGGTTCAACACAATCCGAAGATCGTTATTGATGTGTTTGATGCCTCGCTTGCGCTTGGCTTCTCTTCGAGAACGATTCCTCGTCCTCACTTCGTAACTTTGGAGGCTCAGCGGGGTGCTGGCCCAGTTACACGCCCCTGTCGGAACGCCCTGCTCTCTCGTCTTCCCATCCCTGACTGTCATGCACCGCGCTCGCTTCCGAGCACCGCCTCCCTTGAGGCTCAGAAAGATTACTGCTATCCCCCACACTTGTCAACACCCCCACCAAGGATCCATGGACGAACTCCAAACAACACGTGCAGAACAGCCAAAACTGGACATCATCCGAACCGACCGCTCCAGACTCCACTTTTGTGCACTGACGCCCTGCCGCGCTCCGCACCGCCCCCTAGACTGACTCCGTGACCGCTCCACCTCTTCCCTACGCGCGCCTCGAAGTCTTCCTGCGCGACATCCTGGGAAGCGGGGCGGCCCTCCTGCACGAAGAAGAGGTTCAAGCTGCCCAGACCGTCCGCGTCGAAGACCTCGGCTGGTCACGGGCGCTGCGCGCAGGCTTCGGCTTCCCGGAGGTCTACAGCCACCAAGCCGAGGCGTACCGCCTCATGACGGGTGGACAGCACGTGATCATCACGACGCCCACCGCCAGCGGCAAGACAGGCGCCTTCTTCCCCGCCGTCTTCGAACGCCTGGAAGCGGACCCCCAGGCCACCGCACTGTTCATCTACCCCCTCGTCGCACTCGGGCAGGATCAACGGGAGAAACTCGACGCGTTCCGCGACCGGGGCGCGTTCGCGTGGAACATCGGCGCGTTCCAGGGCGGCGCCCGACCCGAAGAGGTCTTCGGCCCGGACGTCCGCATGGTGACCGCCACGCCCGACAAGCTGCACTGGGCCCTCGCCAACCGGCACGTCCGCGCCTTCCTCGCTCGCCTGAGCTACGTCGTGCTCGATGAGGCGCACACGTACCGCGGCGGCTTCGGCAGCGAAGTGGCCGGCATGATCCGCCGCCTGCTGGACCTTGCCCGCGCCCTCGGCGCGCGCCCCCAGGTGGTCCTGAGCACCGCCACCATCGGCAACCCGGCGGCCTTCGCGCAGGAACTCGCCGGTGTCGACGCCGTTGAGGTCCGCGAGAGTGGCGCCGCTCGCCACGGCAAACGCTACTACCTCGCCGACCACCGCGGCCAACCGCGCCGCTTCTGGGACGCCGTGATGCAGGCCAGCCTCGAACACGGCCTGAAAGTCCTCGCGTTCTACCGCGGGCGTTCCCGCGCCGCGCGCCTCTACGGCACGTACCGCACCCACCCCCGGTACGCGCAGGCCGCGCACCTCTATATGGCCGGCACCAGCGACCGCGAAGGCCGCCTCACGGAGTTCCGCAAGGCCCGCAGCGGCGTCATGTTCGCCACGAACGCCCTCGAAGCCGGCGTGGACATCGGCGACCTCGAAGTCGTGATCATCGACGGGTACCCGGGCTCACGCATGGCGTTCCGCCAGATGGCCGGCCGCGCCGGCCGCGTCGCCCCCGGCCTGGTGCTGTACCTCCCCGCCCTTGACGAACGGGGCCTTCCCCACCCGGTCGACGCGTTCTACAGCAACGTCGGGAACTTCCGGGAACTCGTGACCGGCCGCATCGAGAACGCCGTCGTCGAAGCCGGGAACCCCTACCTCGCCCCCCGCCATCACGCGCGCGCACAGGAGGAACGGCGCGCCGCCGGGCTCAGCGCCGAGAACGTCGCGCCGG encodes:
- a CDS encoding DEAD/DEAH box helicase → MTAPPLPYARLEVFLRDILGSGAALLHEEEVQAAQTVRVEDLGWSRALRAGFGFPEVYSHQAEAYRLMTGGQHVIITTPTASGKTGAFFPAVFERLEADPQATALFIYPLVALGQDQREKLDAFRDRGAFAWNIGAFQGGARPEEVFGPDVRMVTATPDKLHWALANRHVRAFLARLSYVVLDEAHTYRGGFGSEVAGMIRRLLDLARALGARPQVVLSTATIGNPAAFAQELAGVDAVEVRESGAARHGKRYYLADHRGQPRRFWDAVMQASLEHGLKVLAFYRGRSRAARLYGTYRTHPRYAQAAHLYMAGTSDREGRLTEFRKARSGVMFATNALEAGVDIGDLEVVIIDGYPGSRMAFRQMAGRAGRVAPGLVLYLPALDERGLPHPVDAFYSNVGNFRELVTGRIENAVVEAGNPYLAPRHHARAQEERRAAGLSAENVAPERYWNLRGEGSAKYYVVEEDAWTARGVACFQAPLESPSQHYALTEKHAGAVFTLDGTGYKVTRWEEHPAGTAILVQRYAAQDLYTRGVYATTVQPTGHMGAWVKRGSLAYRHGDVVIRRRYTGFMLMRTVFARACTRCDREPGLLERECRACGGRIQDRMQDHKLSEHDFDEVIELPPFRTAALEVAVDARATDQPHAVAHTLKHLLQKLIPERVACDENDLSGAFREDRPTYFFLYDDWLGGLGVTRRAAESMDDLLSRALDLAAQPCCDAGCYACTATSRCHSPFMPSGERRPTDKRATRAYLEAILGARAHPSVPADLHARPERGDWVMEARELLDLQGLSLPEVSARLGVPSRELQRAVQGSAPLRVQHAKFGVGTLMGGSGSGERRQVSVYFPGSGQKTLLVTHANLAVIRDAQGPSD